In Chanodichthys erythropterus isolate Z2021 chromosome 7, ASM2448905v1, whole genome shotgun sequence, a genomic segment contains:
- the utp4 gene encoding U3 small nucleolar RNA-associated protein 4 homolog → MGEFKVHRVRLFDYMPSGIRALAFNQQNERMAVARLDGTVEIFHCSDSFFQEKIIPGREQCGIEGLSWVGERLFSAGLNGEITEYDLTNQSVKYTIEAYGGPIWTITGNQQGTHLVVGCEDGTVKLFEVNEDKIQFERNLDRQKGRIISLSWHPSGSKIAAGMMDRIQVFDVETGHSIHRMLADRGVGTSRSKECMVWSVVYLSDGTIISGDSVGMVKMWNDHTGTLIKSHNVTKCDVLALSVSQNEDSLVVGTSEGFVVQFQFISMVLDKDDKEWVRTRTFRNHTHDVRAVAEITTAVVSGGMDTQLVVRPLLDKFEVKSSASALRKINFPHRSLVSCARKSGLMLFQYPVHLELWRLGESEGQGIPGSSLLVKRKPEKLLHLKVKGEDHIRCSAVSPCGEWIAYSTASSLRLYRLHCDNNNVSITKISKIPKVLSSASQLCFSSDSSHLFSASTQSSVHLVSLSQSGCKFVATLKPKSGSHQAIHLLAASEDGKWLASANSDHEVHVYNLHTQKPHCTVPIYSSAVSAMAIHPTTNCLFMIHADQQMFEFSIEQKQYTDWSRLVQRKGLHDIWLGRDTPCLNVMFNPQNPSHVILHDSYMLCIIDQSLPLPDGKTQFYNQLTLKSLPKEQRRSHSHAFKVCKTFKDILCVELMSDQSLVVVERPLEDISTQLPAPIKQKKFAT, encoded by the exons ATGGGGGAGTTTAAAGTTCACCGGGTTCGGCTCTTTGATTACATGCCATCGGGAATCAGAGCCCTGGCTTTCAACCAGCAAAATGAAAGGATGGCAGTGGCGAGGTTGGACGGAACAGTGGAGATATTCCACTGTTCAGACAGCTTTTTCCAAGAAAAG ATCATCCCTGGCAGAGAGCAGTGTGGGATTGAAGGCCTGTCCTGGGTTGGTGAGCGTCTTTTCAGTGCAGGACTAAATGGTGAAATAACTGAGTATGACCTGACAAATCAGAGCGTGAAATACACCATAGAAGCGTATGGAGGGCCAATCTGGACTATTACAGGCAATCAACAAGGAACACACTTAGTG GTTGGTTGTGAAGACGGAACTGTGAAATTGTTTGAGGTGAATGAAGACAAAATACAATTTGAGAGAAATCTGGACAGGCAGAAAG GCCGCATCATCTCTCTGTCCTGGCATCCATCAGGCTCTAAAATAGCAGCTGGAATGATGGATAGGATCCAGGTTTTTGATGTGGAGACAG gCCACTCTATACACAGGATGCTGGCTGACAGAGGGGTCGGGACATCCCGCAGTAAGGAGTGCATGGTGTGGAGTGTGGTCTACTTATCGGATGGGACCATCATCAGTGGAGACTCTGTGGGAATGGTCAAAATGTGGAACGATCACACTGGTACCCTAATCAAAAGCCATAATGTCACAAAATGTGATGTGCTGGCTTTATCAGTCTCTCAG AATGAGGACAGCCTTGTGGTCGGGACATCAGAAGGATTTGTGGTACAGTTCCAGTTCATCTCTATGGTTCTGGATAAGGATGATAAAGAATGGGTCAGAACCAGAACATTTAGGAACCACACTCACGATGTCAGAGCTGTGGCGGAGATTACAACAGCTGTGGTTTCAGGAG GTATGGACACACAGCTGGTCGTGAGACCATTATTAGACAAGTTTGAAGTGAAGTCATCGGCCTCTGCCTTGCGGAAGATTAACTTTCCACAT AGGAGTCTGGTGTCCTGTGCAAGAAAGTCAGGCCTGATGCTTTTCCAGTATCCTGTTCATCTGGAGCTCTGGAGACTAGGAGAGAGTGAAGGACAAG GCATACCAGGAAGCAGTTTACTTGTAAAAAGAAAACCAGAGAAActgcttcatttgaaagtgaag GGAGAGGATCACATCCGCTGCAGTGCTGTGTCTCCCTGTGGAGAATGGATTGCGTACTCCACAGCCAGCAGTTTACGGCTCTACAGGCTACACTGCGACAATAACAACGTCAGCATCACAAAG ATATCCAAAATTCCAAAGGTACTCAGCTCAGCCAGTCAGCTTTGCTTCTCCTCAGACTCCTCCCATTTGTTTTCCGCCTCCACACAGTCATCAGTGCACTTGGTCTCGCTCAGCCAATCAGGTTGCAAGTTTGTGGCCACCCTTAAACCCAAGTCAG GTTCCCATCAGGCCATTCACTTATTAGCAGCCAGCGAAGATGGCAAATGGTTGGCTTCCGCGAACAGTGACCACGAGGTTCACGTCTACAACCTGCATACACAAAAG CCTCATTGCACAGTTCCTATATACAGTTCTGCTGTCAGTGCAATGGCCATCCATCCAACAACAAACTGCCTGTTCATGATCCATGCAGATCAGCAG ATGTTTGAGTTTTCCATAGAACAGAAACAATACACAGACTGGAGCAGATTGGTGCAGAGAAAGGGCCTTCATGATATCTGGCTGGGAAGAGACACACCATGCCTTAATGTGATGTTTAATCCCCAAAATCCTTCCCATGTCATCCTGCATGATTCGTACATGCTCTGCATCATTGACCAAAGCCTG CCACTGCCTGATGGTAAAACACAATTCTACAATCAGCTGACTCTGAAGAGCCTCCCAAAAGAACAGAGGAGGTCCCACAGCCACGCTTTCAAAGTCTGCAAGACCTTCAAG gATATCTTGTGTGTTGAGCTGATGTCAGATCAGTCTCTGGTGGTGGTTGAGCGCCCTCTAGAGGACATCTCCACTCAGTTGCCCGCACCCATCAAACAAAAGAAATTTGCCACTTAA